Below is a window of Chitinivibrionales bacterium DNA.
TTGGCGGGGCTGCCGGAGATTGTGGCGGCCTGGATAGCGGCGCCCTGGGCAACGATCAGGTCGGGATCGATTTCGTACCGGGGTTCTTTGCCGAAATCGTTTTTTAGCAATCGATGTACCAGGGGGGTACGGGATGAGCCGCCGACAAGGATTATTTTGTCGACCGCGGCGGGAAGGACGGCAGCATCACGGAGACACTGGTGTACACAGTCTTGTGCACGATGCAGCAGCGGGAGGATCATTTCTTCATAGTCCGGACGATTAATCTCTATGTCAAGATGAAGGTCGTCGTAGATAAATTCTTCGCGGATTCGCGCATACGGGTTGTCGGAAAGTTGTCGTTTGGCGCGTTCTGCTGCAATCCAGAGGCGCCGATGAATCCGGGGGTCGGCAGCCGGATCAATGCCGTGGCGGTCGTGAAAATCTTCGGAAAATCTCCTAATAAGGAGTTCATCGAAATCATCGCCGCCAAGGTGAGTATCGCCGTGACTCGCTTTTACCTCAACAATGCCTTTGTTTACCACCACGAGTGATGCGTCAAAGGTGCCGCCGCCGAGATCATAAACAAGGATGATCTGATCGTTTTCGTGACCGGCTTCGTAGGCCATTGCGGCGGCGGTCGGTTCGTTGATAATGCGAACAACGTCAACACCCGCAAGCTCACCGGCGTCTTTGGTCGCCTGCCGTTGTCGTTCGTTGAAATATGCCGGGACCGTGATAACCGCCTTGGAAATTGTCTGCCCGGCACTGACTTCGGCATGCTTGATAAGCTCCCGAAGAATCAGCGAGGATATTTCTTCCGGATTCAGCGATTTCTCTCCCAATGCCACCGTAATTTCTTCCCCCATCTTTCGCTTGATCGAGAGGACCGTCGATTCGGGGTGAGAAACCATCTGGTTTTTCGCCGCGCTTCCGACAATCAGTTCGCCGGAGGGCGCAAGGCCGACGGCAGAGGGCATGATCGGGTTGTGCTCGATGGTGACCATGACCGGTTTCCCATTTTCTATATAGGCGATTTCCGAGTTGGTCGTTCCTAAATCGATACCGGCAATAAGTTCCATAATTATATCTCCTTTTGTTGCCGTACAACCGTGACTTCGGCAAGTTTAAGCACCGAATCATTTAATCGATACCCCGGGGTGATTTCCTCAGCCACGGCTCCGTCGGGAAGATCATCGCTGGAAATAGTTGTTACGGCAATCATGCATGATGGATCAAATGGTTGTCCGGCTGTCCGGATTCGGGTTATGCTCATATTTTCCAGCAGCCGGGAAAAATGCGATTGGACAATTTCGATTCCGTCCCGGATCGAATTCCATTCGTTTTTCCAACCGGTGACAAACAGGCCGCCGGTCGGAGTATTTTGCATTCGTCGAGCCAGACGCTCCATGCGGCTGAAAAGCTCTACGAGGCCGAGTACGATGTTTTTGTTTAATAAATCAGTGTCGCCGGCAAAATCAGGCATTGTGCTGCCGGTTTCCGACGGAAAGTGTTTCTGTTCGATATCGCCAAGCGTTTCCGAGATTCCGGCTATCCCCTCAACAGTGCGTCGCATGCCGGTGGAAACTACATGACGCAGCGCGCTCATCTCGGTATACAGGGACATGAGATCCGGACACCGGCCATCGTCGGTGTCTTCGAGCACAGGCATTGTGTGCTGCTCAAGCCAGTCGAGCCAGGCGGTTACGTTTT
It encodes the following:
- a CDS encoding Hsp70 family protein codes for the protein MELIAGIDLGTTNSEIAYIENGKPVMVTIEHNPIMPSAVGLAPSGELIVGSAAKNQMVSHPESTVLSIKRKMGEEITVALGEKSLNPEEISSLILRELIKHAEVSAGQTISKAVITVPAYFNERQRQATKDAGELAGVDVVRIINEPTAAAMAYEAGHENDQIILVYDLGGGTFDASLVVVNKGIVEVKASHGDTHLGGDDFDELLIRRFSEDFHDRHGIDPAADPRIHRRLWIAAERAKRQLSDNPYARIREEFIYDDLHLDIEINRPDYEEMILPLLHRAQDCVHQCLRDAAVLPAAVDKIILVGGSSRTPLVHRLLKNDFGKEPRYEIDPDLIVAQGAAIQAATISGSPAKAILVDITPYTFGTSAIGNINGDIRAGAFVPVIHRNTPIPTKKSESFTTVVDGQECVEVEIYQGEQPIAADNDFVGSFRITGLSDVPAGNLVVLTMELDINGMLRVTAVEKTTGLNKSVVMNTRGRRDRLNIEKARHNLTGLVPEEELSEVAEAEYWESGPHSVPPLDKENQISRAKMLRKRAERLLPELPEEDAAEIRALLEKLTHAIASTDTKAVTECNESLSDMIFYLED
- the grpE gene encoding nucleotide exchange factor GrpE, giving the protein MFEQDENEIGKDRSPESRSDDPVSVRDHITKNVTAWLDWLEQHTMPVLEDTDDGRCPDLMSLYTEMSALRHVVSTGMRRTVEGIAGISETLGDIEQKHFPSETGSTMPDFAGDTDLLNKNIVLGLVELFSRMERLARRMQNTPTGGLFVTGWKNEWNSIRDGIEIVQSHFSRLLENMSITRIRTAGQPFDPSCMIAVTTISSDDLPDGAVAEEITPGYRLNDSVLKLAEVTVVRQQKEI